The region CGATGACATTGTCACGATGACAAGAGAGGAGTATAAGAGACTGTATGACTATGCTGAGGAGTTGATGGATACTAACCCTGGGACAACTTGTTTTGTGAATGGAATAAAGGATGATGCAACTGACCTCCTTCACTTTAACAGGTTTTATGTATGCTTTTCGGCTTGCAAAGAAGGGTGGTTTGCTGGGTGTAGAAAAATTTTGGGAATGGACAGATGTTTTTTGAAGGGTTTGTGTAAGGGGCAGCTGCTATGTGCCATTGGTCGTGATGGGAACAATCAAATGTTCCCAGTGGCATGGGCAGTTGTCCAAGTCGAAAACAAAGACAATTGGAGCTGGTTCATTAGTTGTCTGCAGTATGATCTGAAATTAGAAAATGGAGAAGGGTTTGTCATTATAAGTGACATGCAAAAGGTACGTAAtactatatttatttaagttatagTAAATAAGTTTCTTTGTATTTATTGAATGATTGCCTGACTGACTTTAATGATTGCAGGGTTTGGAAGTTGCAATCAGAGAAAATTTGCCAGAAGTCGAGCACAGGAGATGTGCAAGGCACGTGTATGCTGCTGTGGCCAAAAGTTGGAGAGGGGAAGATAGAAAGCTTGGCTTTTGGACTGCTGCAAAATCCACTTTTGTACAAGAGTTAAGGGAAAATCTCAAGAAGCTGGAGTTGATGGGGGAAGGAATGGTGCAAGATGTTTTAGCGTATGATATCGAAACTTTTTGCAAGGCTTATTTCAGGACGACTGTCAAGTGTGATGTTATCGATAACAATCTTGTCGAGACTTTTAACGGGTGGATCCTAGATGCTCGGTATGTTTTTGCTTGTGTTTGCTGGTTCATAGGTATGCATAGTTCAATCTTGTGTTTGCTGGTTCATATGTTTTTGGATGTTTTTGTTTCAGGTGTTTGCCAATAATCAGCATGTTGGAAGCAATAAGAGTACAAGTTATGACTAGACTGCATGTAAAAAGAAGAATGTGCGAGGGTTGGATTAATGATATTGCTCCTAGAGCAATGAAGAAGCTAGAAAGGAATAAGGAGTTGTCCTATTTGTGGCAAATGTTGTGGAATGGTGATGACGGGTATGAAGTAAGTAACATTTATGATGCAAATGTGAAGCACACAGTCAACACTACCATTAGAGCTTGCACCTGTCGCGAGTGGAATCTCACAGGCATTCCATGTCAGCATGCCATTTCTGCAATTTTCAGTGCAAAAGAAAACCCTGAAGCGTATGTCCATGACTGGTACAAGGAGGAGAAGTACAAAGCTGCTTACAACTTTATGATGCAACCTGTTAAAGGAAAGAACATGTGGCCAGAAACTGGATTTGATCCCATCGAACCCCCACCTATTAGGAAGATGCCTGGACGTCCTAAAAAGGCTAGAAAAAGGGACTGTCatgaactaaaaaaaataggaaGGTTATCAAGGCATGGGAGACAGATGAGATGCAAACACTGCAGTAATGTAGGTCATAATATCAGAGGGTGCCCAGCAAGGGTAAGATACAATATTTACTTGCTCTTTGATTTCCATTATTGATTTGTAAATGTTCTAACACCAATGATTTTGTTCTATTGTCAGGATCCCACTATTCCACTTCCTACACCAAAGAAAAGAACTACTGAAGCGTCGCCTAGTGGAGTGGTCAGACCTTCTGCTGAAATAGTAAAAGAATttactaaaacaaaaaaaaggaaaagatcAAGGGGATCTTCTAGTAGGAATGAAAGGGACAAGAACACTGCAGATTGTGAACAAGAGAGCATTAGGTTTACACAACCAGATGACATGGACAATACACCACTGAGTTCACAGCACATTGCTAACTTCAAGGAAGCTGTCACTCAACTTAATGACTTTACTGAAGCTATGAGGGCTGGTCACTTTAAAGGCATAGTGATAAATGAACCTGTCCAAATGCCAGCTCAAGCCAGAGGGAAAGAGAAGGAAGCTGTTCAAGGCAAAGGGAAAGAGAAAGTTGATCAGGCCAAAGGGAAAGAGAAGCAAGCTGATCAAGCCAAAGGCAAAGGGAAGCAGGCTGATCAAGCCAAAGGCAAAGGGAAGCAGAAGGTTCATACCACAGAGAAGGAGACAGTTCAGATAACAGCAAAGGGGTCACTTCAGGCGAAAGGCAAGCAGCCATAGAAACCAGTGGGCAAGCAGCCAGTGCAACCCAAAGGCAAGCAGCCAGTGCAACCCAAAGGAAAGAAGCCATGGAAACCATTTGTTGGAGCAGGCACCTTTATTAGTGAATATACAGGGAAAGGAACACTCAATGTGAGTATTTTTGTCATTAATGTAGATGGTCTAATTATAGAGTGATCTTAataatttgtttgtttgtgtTTGCATCCTGGATCAAAGACTGCTGCACCCGTCTTTGGTAGATATACTACACGTTCTCAAGTTGCTGCCTCAACTCAGGTTGCACCATCAACTTAAGTTGCAGTACCCTCTAATAGGAGCTATGTGAAAAAACCTACAGTGTTAAAGTGGCAAGGACAGAAAGCAGTTAGCATCACCCAGCTGCAGCAACAACTGAGGGCTCCTAAGAAGCCTGGTTCCAGCACATGCCCTCCCAAAGAACAGAACTGATCTTTGCTTCTGTTATTTTGATACTTGAGAAAACAAACTCTCATTAATATGgtgatatttttgtattttgatgCCCTTGTTTTGGTGTATTTATTAGCACAGGGGTTTAGTGACACTAGTTAATTTAGGCTGGTCCATAGTTGGCTTTAGTGCACGTATGTTTGGTATTTTGATTCCCCTGATTTGGTGTATGTATTAGCACAGGGGTTTACTACACTAGTTACTTTAGCTTGGTGCAAAGTTGGGTTTAGTGCactgtttttttgttttgatgcCCCAGCTTTGGTGTATGTATTAGCACAGGGGTTTACTACACTAGTTACTTTAGCTTGGTGCAAAGTTGGGTTTAGTGCactgttttttgttttgatgcCCCAGCTTTGGTGTATGTATTAGCACAGGGGTTTAATGCACTAATTACTCCTTCAATGAAGTGTACTCTTTACTTGTTCTAAATGAAGTGTTATCAGGCTTATTTATACTGTGTGTGCTTATTTTAGTTGGTAAAGCTTATTTGGTGCTTAGTTGCATATCAGGTGTTTAGTTGCATATCAGGCTGAACTTGGTAAAGCTTATTTCATTTGACTGCAGTGTTCCTAAAAATTGGTAATGCCTTGTTATTATGCAACTAAATCAAACAAATTTACTAAGTCAAATTTAACCACAAATTACTAATAATAGGCCAAACATTCAACATTAAGTACTTAATACATTACAGGCCTACAAAATATTGTTCAAATCCTAATAATACCTCCATCAGCAGTCAAAGTACTTACTACATCAAAATAGACTTGCACTTAGGCATTGCAAGTCTACTAAATACATACTTAAAATTGCATGAAAATAATCATGCTAATCAACACAGCAACAACAGCAATGGTAAAATAATTGAAGATCTCCTTTTGCTTTTTCAGTGAGCTAATCTGGTTCACATAATCCTTCATCTCCAGTGCATTCTTTTTCATCTCGGTCTTCAGCTCAGTCCTAACCTCGCTAAGCTCACTCTCCAATTTCATTTTCTCCATCTTCATTTCCTTATGCTGCTTCTCCAACTGAACAGCATCGAGGGTGCTTGTGTGCTCCATCAAGTATTGCAAGCGAAATATTTCCATCCTCAAGTATTCTCCCTCCTTATTCCTGGCAGTTTCTCCACGTTTGAGCTTGTTAAGCATCGCTTTAATATGCTGGGAATACTCTTCATCATACCAATGGAAATAGGAACATTGGTTGCCCTACAATTAAATACAGCCAGAGCCACCAATTAGTACCAATCCAGGAAAcgtaaatcaaatcaaaaaaatttgaaattaaaacaaCAATTAACCTAATTGCATACATAAACGAAAAACCCAGAAATCGTTCAAACCCTAATAGCTGGAGTCAAGAAAAGTCCATAAATCGTTCAAAACCTAACCCTAACATCGTTCAAACTCTAACCCAGAAATCGTTCAAACCCTAACCCAGAAATCGTTCAAATCCTAACCCTAAAATCGTTCAAACTCCATAACACAGTTAATGAGAAACCCTAAAATTCGAGTAAGAAGGACAACTAACCTCACAGCGAAAAAATCTTCGTCCTGGGTTCTTCTCTGACCATGAGAGTAACACCCTTGCCTTCTTGCCGCACTTACAGTTGCGGATTTCTCCAGCAGGAATGACACCATCGTAGTCAGTTTCATCTTCCATTGTTGAGACAAACAAAATACAGAGCGGCACTGGCTATTTGAGAAGAAAAGTGAAAGTAAAAAAAGGTAAGAAATGAAATGAGAAATATGTTCTATTTTATACCTAATATTTGTAACCCTAATTCCAAGTCACACCAACCTCTTTATTCCATGTCAGCTGCATAGTGACAGCGTGGAATTCATTTTTCCCTGTTTAATTACGTGTAAAACCATCTCCGTCAGTTAACAGCGTTTGAAACGAACGCGCAGGCTTCCGTCCAAGTAAGGGCACAAAAACGACAAAATAGAAGTTCAAAGGACCCAAATACGTCAAATGGAAGTAAGAGgaccaaatgaaaaaaagatgAAGAGTAGAGGGACCTGAGGATGGGTTTGgccattatttttaaataattactaatatcccaattacaataaaaaatacaacagcTGCCAGCTATCGCGCCTTCGTTCATCGTTCGCTTTCATTCATCGTTCGCCTATCTTCGTCCCACTCCAACGACTGCTTTCAGTTCACCTATAGTTAATCATCAGATAACTCCATAAGAACCCTTACACAatcaagaaacaaataaaatgcataaaaaaaataaaaactaacataactaaCACAATACAGAGTTCATAAAAAGAGTCTAACACATAAATACATTCTAATCTCAGTTCACCCATAGATAACCAACAGACAACTAAATATTAACCATAAACAGATTAAGAACATCTAACATGCATTAAAAGAAttgaaaaattaagaaaacaaatacataatttaaacaCATCTAAACAAAACAACCAATAGACAACATTTAGTTACACACCCTAAAATACATTATTGAATCACAggaaacaaaatacaaaaatcaattaaaggtaaaaaaaataaagaattttaataaaaattacctTAACAGAAGTATGAGGAGAAGgaacaatttttttcttcttttgattatCAGTGAGAGTGAATGCCTCGAAATCACTATCACTATCTCCTTGATTACTAAGAGCTTTAGGGTTCTTACTCGAAGTTTGAGCATAATCAAAATCAACTTTCCGTTTGCTAGATACCCTCTTCGATTTTGCCATTGCGGGTGTCTTTGATGAGGATGATTTCTTATCAGAATTATTTGTTGAAGTCGCCCTAGTTTTCGCCATTCCAGAATTTGTGTCTACCTAAAATCAAAGAAATAGGAGAGATTTGAAAAGTGGGATTGGGGAGTTGTTTGTGGAGTTATTTATGCAGTAATTTTCGGAGATATTCTTGGAAGAATCTATTTCAAATGTTTACATGCAATCGGCAATTAGAAGAGAGAGGTTACCATTTATGATAATGActtttttctaatttgaaaaTCTATAATTGCTAACTAAAATcctaaaattcaaataaattaaaagggcCCCGTAAATCTCAATTCTCATTTTTGAGGCCgtattattctaattaaaatggTCAAAGTCCGTAACTACTCTAATTTTCTCAGGATTAAATTTGTCCAAGTCAAACTCCATTAACGGCCCTATTAGACGTGAGGGCTTTTTTGTCTCTGATTAAAAACGTTAGGCGTTATATAGACCTTACATAGCATGAGAAATAGtaaaaatagtaaataataGGAATTAATTATTTGCTGAAAGAAATCTTAATAGTAATTAATTCCACTTACCCTTCCTCTGAGGTTCAACAAATACAAGTACAAATTGTAAGGCTCTATACTATATAATGCATTACAAAAGATCTCCATGTCCTTCAATGATCAAACTTAACTTTGATGCATCTCAGCAGTGAAAATCTCTAAATGCAGCGCGGTAGGCGGTGCAGCTCTGTCAAAGCAGCATTGGCTAAATCAGTTAGGGGTGAACCTTTGAGTTCCATAACAGCAGCTTCAACCCTTGAAATATCAGCTACAGATATCGACAATATCATTGCATGCAACAGGTAGTGCCTGCAAGAATAACCGAGACCATGCAGCATCCGCCGCAAAACAATGGGGGCCACGCCACCCGACTCGAGGATTGAACTAACCTTGGGAAGGTTAGTTAGGAATCCAGTTGTAGCTTCCCTTGGAGCTGCCTTGAGCAACAGTACTACACATTCCGAAGCTATATCTGCAACATTTGAGTCGGAGGACCCACTCAACTCCAGCAACACACCTAGATTGCTACCCAGGTCCATTATATCCCTTACGCAATACTGATGATCAGAAGAAGTATCATCATTTAAGAGTCCCGGTTCTTGTCTGTATGATAATCCTCTATCACTGCCAACAGAACAAACAAGGAAGGCCCTACACAGTCCGAGAGTTGGCTCAAGAAAATCTTCCATATCTTTTGCGTACACAAACTCCAAAAAGTTTCCAACCCTCCTGACTACTTTCAGCTGCGTAAGTAACTTAGATTCCATTTCAGGAGCAGATGCCAAAGCCAGGCATAGCTTAACATTATTTACATTGGCACTTGATAAATCCCCCAGAAATAACTCAAAACATCGAGAGACCGTCTTCAGATGTATAATGTCCGAAATTTTGATGTAATCAAACTCGATGAGCATCACAAGAAGCTTTTGTGCATACATGGGAATGGGATCTTCATCTTCAATCAGTGCTGGGTAGAGAGGTAGGAAATGATTATTAGATATTGACTTCAAAGCTTCTGATCTCTGCTCGTTCTCAAAAGTTTCATTCAATAAGATGATCATCACATCAAACAGTATTTTCAGGCATAGAAATCTGGCATCACCATCCTTATTGCCCTTGTATAGGACAGCCAAACTTGGAAGAATTTCACCAATGAAGATATCAGGGCTTTCAAGAATTAAGACAGGCTCCTCTGCAACCGATTCAACAACTTGAAGAAGGGTTATCTGGAAGTCATCTCTTCCCTGAaggataaacaaaaaaatttatagcaAGTTTTTCCAGTACTCAAACACGGTTGCCTTTCCAAGAAGAAAATATCATCTAGACAGTAAAATTTTTGGTTGTTATAAAAGGACAAATTTCATCTTCTCAACTCCCAAACCAAACTAAGTCTACTCTTAAACTAAACACATGCTCACTGACCTCTTCAGAAATTCTTTCACATATTTTCAGATATGTGATGCTTGTTTCTTGCCCAAGCATTTCACAAAAGATAAATGCACTATTTGGATAAGATAGTCCAAGCTTGATATAGCAATGAGCAAGATGTAAAACCAGTTGATTAGGGAAACTGACTATGTGCGACATGACATCAAATTGTCAACTATACAGGCCTTATACTAGCAATTTCATACCCTAAATTGTTTTCCACCAAAGATGACTCGAGAATCTACAGGTAGTACGTGTATAAGCATGTTTTTAACTAGCGAATAGGATGGGATCTCCAGCTATGACTTAATTTTAGaagttataatattttaaaatgcagTCCAAAATAGCCAATAAATAATACAGCAAATACCGCAGATGAATTAAAAACAATACCCACCTGAAATGATGTTTCCACAACCTTGATCAAATTTGCCAATTGCTGCAGAACTTGATTATTCACCACTCTGCGTTTAAAAGAGGAGCTTCCAAGAAGATGAAGAACGACAGGAAACaaatgaatgtttgtctttaGCGCAATCCGGTTGGTATTAGCAGAGATCTGACCATGTCGCCTTCCTCCCATCAATTGCTGAATATCTGTAGTAATGACATCCAATAAGCTTGGTATAGTAGAGGCCACAATTCGCACAAATGCATCTAAGCACTGCTGCAAGTAGCTGTCTTTCTCTTTTGCCAGCCTGTCCACTGCAGAAAGTAATCTTGGATTGCAAAAGAAGTGTGGTAGCCATCTCCTACCATTCTTGCAAAGAAGAGCCATAAAAAGCAGCGCCTTTCCCTTCAAAATTTCACTACCATGTTCCGTGAGAGACAAAAGGCTCCCAATCAGATTTTTATCCTCTGCCAAAGGTAAAAGATGGCGCCCAATATTAGTGATCATATGGCTTCCGAGCATGGCCATGTTTAAGAGGTTCAAACTTATTTGATGCTCGCGGGGACTGCCCTTAATAAGAGTAGATGCTATATCTTTAAAAGATAACTTTTCTATAACAGATTGGATGGTAGGGGGGTTGAACCGAGCCAACCGAACCAAACATGATCCTGCAGAAAGCCTCATGCTCTCTTGTTTCCCTGTTGCTCTATATATATAGCACAGGTTTTTGATCAAATCTGAGCTGGTGACACGAGCTGTCCAGTGCTCCCCTTGACTGCAAATATTTTCAATTGTCCGCAGTGCATAAAGTTGAGTTATATCATCTTCCCCTTTACGTAGGACAGATGAGACCAAtgaaatcaaagagtttggaaCCTGTAACAAGTTGAGAGATATTTTTAGAAGCAAAGCAAATCAGGGAGAAAAAAGAGTGTAGAGGACTTTATGCTGCCTTACCAGCAACAATTCCTCTCAAATTACTTTACTCTTGAAATTCAGCAAATATAAAGATTATCATAAATAGCATATCAGCAATTATTAAACAGACACATGAAAACCAATCAAATGTAACTGACACATAAATATGAAAGTTACGGTATTAAGATGAAAATGCAACCTGCCAACCACATGTAGAACGGCTATCCTTTGATGGAGATTCTTGCGGATTGTTTTCTCTAGTCTGGTCACTCTGGGTAGAAATGTAAAACAGCAACTCACCTAAAGCAGCCATTGAAAATCTTCTAACTTTTTCCAGCTTGTCCCTGAGGCCATCAGTAAGGGACCCTAAAATTCCAGAATTTGCCAAATCATCTTCGATAAAAGTAGAATGGCGAATCAACAAGCCAATTAGCGAAGCAAGTTGAACACGCAAAGCGGAAGTCTTGGACAGTCGGAGCATTTTAACAAGTATAAGCATTATTGGCCCATTTGTCAGAATATTAGCTGCATCAGATTGGCTACTCAACATCTCTAGGTATCTAATTAGATTTTGCTTCTCACCAATACTTGTGTTCCCATTAAAAACAGATATAATTCTGCTATTGACTGTATCCAGCTGTTCCTTAGACATTTTGACAAAATCAGATGGTTGCAGCGCCTCAAATGGAAGAGAATGAACTATTTCCAATGCTTTATCAGCTTTTCTGCTTGGCATCACGGGTCTGACAGAAAGATCAGATGGGTGCCAAAGGACCTCCGAAAGATTATTGGATGACTTTGAAGAGACAGCTTCACTGGCTGACCCTGAGCCTTCTTTAGCTCTCTGAGTTTTGACCTGAGGACTGGCACTTAGTGCACTTGCTGCCATGTCAACATGCTCTAAATATGAGTCCTGATCATTTGTTCTTGATTCATCTGTGGCGGGTGTGCTAACCATAGGTGAGGTTTCTAGTTGATGTTGGTTACTATCCGACTCTTCAGGTATAATTGTGGAGCCAGGGGTTTCAGATCCATCAGGTTCATCATGTGTGTCATCTTCTGTGTTCTCATTGAAATCCAGTTCCATATCCGTGTTCTCGATTTTAACCTCAGAATCATTTTCAGAGCTGTTAGGCATGGGCCTCCTATAATTTTCCTTCTCATTTTCCTTCTGCAGATTTGATTTTG is a window of Mercurialis annua linkage group LG2, ddMerAnnu1.2, whole genome shotgun sequence DNA encoding:
- the LOC126668817 gene encoding serine/threonine-protein kinase RUNKEL, which codes for MNHFHIYEAIGRGKYSTVYKGRKKKTIEYFAVKSVDKSQKTKVLQEVRILHSLDNPNILKFCSWYETSAHLWLVLEYCVGGDLMTLLRQDSKLPEDSIHDLARDLVRALQYLHSKGIIYCDLKPSNILLDENGRIKLCDFGLARKLSEISKTSSSMLPQAKRGTPCYMAPELFEDGGVHSYASDFWALGCALYECYAGVPPFVGREFTQLVKSILSDPTPPLPGNPSRPFANLINSLLVKDPAERIHWDELCGHAFWRTKFATVPLPLQPAFDDMIELHAKPCLIELNGDRSLQNKTPPKHREKDAKGTPKHDKVIRHETPVKSTPSSRKIQPKASGRVVEDKQRGPSGANRGVNLLRLSRIAKSNLQKENEKENYRRPMPNSSENDSEVKIENTDMELDFNENTEDDTHDEPDGSETPGSTIIPEESDSNQHQLETSPMVSTPATDESRTNDQDSYLEHVDMAASALSASPQVKTQRAKEGSGSASEAVSSKSSNNLSEVLWHPSDLSVRPVMPSRKADKALEIVHSLPFEALQPSDFVKMSKEQLDTVNSRIISVFNGNTSIGEKQNLIRYLEMLSSQSDAANILTNGPIMLILVKMLRLSKTSALRVQLASLIGLLIRHSTFIEDDLANSGILGSLTDGLRDKLEKVRRFSMAALGELLFYISTQSDQTRENNPQESPSKDSRSTCGWQVPNSLISLVSSVLRKGEDDITQLYALRTIENICSQGEHWTARVTSSDLIKNLCYIYRATGKQESMRLSAGSCLVRLARFNPPTIQSVIEKLSFKDIASTLIKGSPREHQISLNLLNMAMLGSHMITNIGRHLLPLAEDKNLIGSLLSLTEHGSEILKGKALLFMALLCKNGRRWLPHFFCNPRLLSAVDRLAKEKDSYLQQCLDAFVRIVASTIPSLLDVITTDIQQLMGGRRHGQISANTNRIALKTNIHLFPVVLHLLGSSSFKRRVVNNQVLQQLANLIKVVETSFQGRDDFQITLLQVVESVAEEPVLILESPDIFIGEILPSLAVLYKGNKDGDARFLCLKILFDVMIILLNETFENEQRSEALKSISNNHFLPLYPALIEDEDPIPMYAQKLLVMLIEFDYIKISDIIHLKTVSRCFELFLGDLSSANVNNVKLCLALASAPEMESKLLTQLKVVRRVGNFLEFVYAKDMEDFLEPTLGLCRAFLVCSVGSDRGLSYRQEPGLLNDDTSSDHQYCVRDIMDLGSNLGVLLELSGSSDSNVADIASECVVLLLKAAPREATTGFLTNLPKVSSILESGGVAPIVLRRMLHGLGYSCRHYLLHAMILSISVADISRVEAAVMELKGSPLTDLANAALTELHRLPRCI